Proteins encoded within one genomic window of Candidatus Thiodiazotropha endoloripes:
- the nifT gene encoding putative nitrogen fixation protein NifT, whose product MPNVMIRVKDNGALLFYIAKKDQEDEIAKVEKDSDTEWGGEVELTDGTRYYIDPISPPPSFPTTLRFKRAE is encoded by the coding sequence GTGCCAAATGTAATGATACGTGTGAAAGACAATGGCGCTCTACTATTCTACATAGCGAAAAAGGACCAGGAAGACGAGATCGCAAAGGTTGAAAAGGATAGTGATACCGAGTGGGGTGGAGAGGTCGAACTTACGGACGGTACTAGATACTATATCGATCCAATCAGTCCTCCGCCATCGTTCCCTACAACCCTTCGATTCAAACGCGCCGAATAG
- a CDS encoding 4Fe-4S binding protein — MAFQIVRDICTACGDCEPVCPTQSIVPFKGVYKIEEETCTECDGDHDVPQCLDVCMEDDCIIPV; from the coding sequence ATGGCTTTTCAAATTGTTCGAGATATCTGTACCGCCTGTGGTGATTGTGAACCGGTTTGTCCTACCCAATCGATTGTGCCTTTCAAAGGTGTGTATAAGATAGAAGAAGAAACCTGTACTGAGTGTGATGGGGATCATGATGTTCCGCAATGCCTCGATGTCTGCATGGAAGATGACTGCATCATTCCAGTGTAA